In Acidovorax sp. 106, the following proteins share a genomic window:
- the hppD gene encoding 4-hydroxyphenylpyruvate dioxygenase → MNAALPQQATQATAAWENPMGTDGFEFIEFAAPDPQAMGKVFEGMGFKPVARHRHKAVTLYRQGEINFIINAEPDSFAQRFARLHGPSVCAIAFRVHDAKAAYERALGLGAWGYAGTAGPGELNIPAIKGVGDSLIYLVDRWRGKNGAKPGDIGNIGFFDVDFEPLAGVSADEALNPKGHGLTYIDHLTHNVHRGRMTEWADFYERVFNFREIKYFDIEGQVTGVKSKAMTSPCGKIRIPINEEGKEKAGQIQEYLDMYKGEGIQHIAMGSDDLYSTVDALRTSGVRLLDTIDTYYELVDKRIPGHGEPLQALKDRKILVDGVAGKLLLQIFSENQLGPIFFEFIQRKGDDGFGNGNFKALFESIELDQMRRGVLTK, encoded by the coding sequence ATGAACGCAGCATTGCCCCAACAGGCCACCCAGGCCACCGCCGCCTGGGAGAACCCCATGGGCACCGACGGCTTTGAATTCATCGAATTCGCCGCCCCCGATCCTCAAGCCATGGGCAAGGTGTTTGAGGGCATGGGCTTCAAGCCCGTGGCCCGGCACCGCCACAAGGCGGTCACCCTGTACCGCCAGGGCGAGATCAACTTCATCATCAATGCCGAGCCCGACAGCTTTGCCCAGCGCTTTGCCCGCCTGCATGGCCCCAGCGTCTGCGCCATTGCGTTCCGCGTGCACGATGCCAAAGCAGCCTACGAACGCGCACTGGGCCTGGGTGCCTGGGGTTACGCGGGCACCGCAGGCCCGGGCGAGCTGAACATCCCCGCCATCAAGGGCGTGGGTGACAGCTTGATCTATCTGGTGGACCGCTGGCGCGGCAAGAACGGCGCCAAGCCGGGCGACATTGGCAACATCGGCTTTTTTGACGTGGACTTCGAGCCCCTGGCTGGCGTCTCAGCCGACGAGGCTCTGAACCCCAAGGGCCACGGCCTGACCTACATTGACCACCTCACGCACAACGTGCACCGGGGCCGCATGACCGAGTGGGCCGACTTTTACGAGCGCGTGTTCAACTTTCGCGAGATCAAATACTTCGACATCGAAGGCCAGGTCACCGGCGTCAAGAGCAAGGCCATGACCAGCCCCTGCGGAAAGATCCGCATCCCGATCAACGAAGAGGGCAAGGAAAAGGCCGGCCAGATCCAGGAATACCTGGACATGTACAAGGGCGAGGGCATTCAGCACATCGCCATGGGATCGGACGATCTGTACAGCACCGTCGATGCCCTGCGCACCAGCGGCGTTCGCCTGCTCGACACCATCGATACCTACTATGAGCTGGTAGATAAGCGCATCCCCGGCCACGGAGAGCCGCTGCAGGCCCTCAAGGACCGCAAGATCCTGGTGGATGGCGTAGCGGGAAAATTGCTGTTGCAGATCTTCAGCGAGAACCAGTTGGGCCCGATCTTCTTCGAGTTCATCCAACGCAAGGGGGACGACGGTTTTGGCAACGGCAATTTCAAGGCGCTGTTCGAGTCCATCGAGCTGGACCAAATGCGCAGGGGTGTTCTGACCAAATAG
- a CDS encoding Lrp/AsnC family transcriptional regulator yields MTAAHTLDRLDSAVLRILQINGRATYDDIGAQIGLSPSAVLRRVKRLEEAGVIDRYVALVKPEAVGLGLIAYLNVRLEKHTESHKRNPMDLFRASVQTWPEVVECSSLTGEMDYLLRVVVQDMAHYSRFIMDTLLKHPSVQDCKTSFVLDSVKATTAVPV; encoded by the coding sequence ATGACTGCTGCACACACGCTGGATCGCCTGGACAGTGCTGTCCTTCGCATCCTCCAAATCAATGGGCGCGCCACTTACGACGACATTGGCGCCCAGATTGGCCTCTCGCCCAGCGCCGTGCTGCGCCGCGTCAAGCGGCTGGAAGAGGCCGGGGTGATTGACCGCTACGTAGCCCTGGTCAAGCCCGAAGCGGTGGGGCTGGGGCTGATCGCCTACCTGAATGTGCGCCTGGAAAAGCACACCGAAAGCCACAAGCGCAACCCCATGGACCTGTTTCGCGCCAGCGTGCAGACCTGGCCCGAGGTGGTGGAGTGCTCTTCGCTGACGGGGGAGATGGACTATTTGCTTCGGGTGGTGGTGCAGGACATGGCGCACTACAGCCGCTTCATCATGGATACCCTGCTCAAGCACCCCAGTGTGCAAGACTGCAAGACCAGTTTTGTGCTGGACAGCGTGAAGGCCACGACCGCTGTACCGGTCTAG
- a CDS encoding ABC transporter ATP-binding protein, translated as MIQIEGLYYGYGRAALYADFSAQIGQPGIYGVFGRNGSGKSTLLRLLCGLLTPWQGRVRVLGFQPRQRAAEFLASVYIVPEEFHLPNLTAAQLARTHGSFYPRFSHALFSDYLQVLEVPVDSRFEAMSLGQKKKAAIAFALATQTPLLLMDEPTNGLDIVGRGQFRELMRRPEQAQRVVMISTHQAHDLESILSHIWFIDQGRLALAARMDELAERLTMGVAATAQALPADGLLYQEALGAQVAYVTRRVVSVPEEGALQLELLYKALSLNRDAMLQALATADGARTAEGALA; from the coding sequence ATGATCCAGATAGAAGGCCTGTACTACGGCTATGGCCGGGCAGCGCTGTATGCCGATTTTTCAGCCCAGATTGGGCAACCGGGTATTTATGGCGTGTTTGGCCGCAACGGCAGCGGCAAGTCCACCTTGTTGCGGCTGCTGTGCGGCTTGCTCACGCCCTGGCAGGGGCGTGTACGGGTGCTGGGTTTTCAGCCCCGGCAACGCGCGGCGGAGTTTCTGGCCTCGGTCTACATCGTGCCCGAGGAGTTTCATCTGCCCAACCTGACCGCAGCCCAACTGGCGCGCACCCACGGCAGCTTTTACCCCCGGTTTTCGCACGCTCTGTTCAGCGACTACTTGCAGGTGCTGGAGGTGCCGGTGGACAGCCGGTTTGAAGCCATGAGTCTGGGCCAGAAGAAGAAGGCCGCCATTGCCTTTGCCCTGGCCACCCAAACCCCGTTGCTGTTGATGGACGAGCCGACCAACGGTCTGGACATCGTGGGCCGGGGGCAGTTTCGTGAGTTGATGCGGCGGCCTGAGCAGGCACAGCGCGTGGTCATGATCAGCACCCACCAGGCGCACGACCTGGAGAGCATCCTGAGCCATATCTGGTTCATCGACCAGGGGCGGCTGGCCCTGGCTGCCCGCATGGACGAATTGGCAGAGCGCTTGACCATGGGGGTGGCTGCCACTGCGCAGGCGTTGCCGGCGGATGGCCTTTTGTACCAGGAGGCCTTGGGCGCACAGGTGGCCTATGTGACCCGGCGCGTGGTGAGTGTGCCTGAAGAGGGTGCTCTGCAGCTGGAGCTTTTGTACAAAGCCTTGAGTTTGAACCGAGACGCCATGCTGCAAGCCCTGGCCACAGCGGATGGTGCACGCACCGCAGAAGGAGCCCTCGCATGA
- a CDS encoding GNAT family N-acetyltransferase: protein MIATKALLKASWHASTGMLRTRNSHSSKEAGMPSTPLMVPIRSLGPSYRERITAHLLKLEPADRYLRFGYAANDEQIRRYAEQLDFSRDEIFGIYNRRLELVAMAHLAFSEHPQHKHCAEFGVSVLKQARGRGFGARLFERAVMHARNEGVNMVFIHALSENTAMLKIARKAGATVQRDGSESEAYLHIQPASFDTRVAEMVEQRFAEVDYQFKKQAKQFWDFLSGVQEVRRGVQHARHQSAE, encoded by the coding sequence ATGATCGCAACCAAAGCCCTGCTCAAGGCATCCTGGCACGCCAGCACCGGCATGCTGCGCACCCGAAACAGTCATTCTTCCAAGGAGGCAGGCATGCCTTCCACGCCTTTGATGGTTCCTATCCGCTCGCTGGGCCCCTCGTACCGCGAGCGCATTACCGCCCACTTGCTCAAGCTGGAGCCCGCAGACCGCTACCTGCGTTTTGGCTACGCCGCCAATGACGAGCAAATCCGCCGCTACGCCGAGCAACTCGACTTCAGCCGCGACGAAATTTTTGGCATCTACAACCGCCGCCTGGAGCTGGTGGCCATGGCCCACCTGGCTTTCTCCGAGCATCCCCAGCACAAGCACTGCGCAGAGTTCGGTGTTTCCGTGCTCAAGCAGGCCCGAGGCCGGGGCTTTGGTGCCCGCCTGTTCGAGCGTGCCGTGATGCACGCCCGCAACGAAGGCGTGAACATGGTGTTCATCCATGCGCTGTCCGAAAACACGGCCATGCTCAAAATCGCCCGCAAAGCCGGTGCCACCGTGCAGCGCGATGGTTCTGAATCTGAGGCCTACCTGCACATCCAGCCTGCCAGCTTTGACACCCGCGTGGCCGAGATGGTGGAGCAGCGGTTTGCCGAGGTGGACTACCAGTTCAAAAAGCAAGCCAAGCAGTTCTGGGATTTTCTGTCCGGCGTGCAGGAAGTGCGCCGGGGTGTGCAGCACGCTCGCCACCAATCGGCTGAGTAA
- a CDS encoding HlyC/CorC family transporter, producing MSDPHPGRLPEKEDKRTFLQKVAEFIHPGPDSAEELIETLAEAEDNQVIGADSRVMIERVIRMADMTASDVMVASPRMDMVDIDEPPDVLLRSVIDTAHSRFPVFQGGRENIIGILMAKDLLKLQRAPELNIRALLRPAVFVPESKGLNDLLREFRGNRNHLAIVIDEFGRVAGLVTIEDVLEQIVGEIEDEFDIAEDSGDIFGLADKTYRVSGDTPIERVSEAFSVHIHGSEPGEAFDTIGGLIAHEMGRVPKRGEHLQLCGLHFVVLHTKAGAVRWFKVSRVDAPSAAEH from the coding sequence GTGTCTGACCCGCACCCTGGGCGTTTGCCCGAAAAGGAAGACAAGCGCACTTTTCTGCAAAAAGTGGCCGAGTTCATACACCCCGGCCCTGACTCTGCAGAAGAACTCATCGAGACCCTGGCGGAGGCCGAGGACAACCAGGTCATCGGCGCCGACTCGCGTGTGATGATTGAGCGTGTGATTCGCATGGCCGACATGACCGCCAGCGATGTCATGGTGGCCTCACCCCGCATGGACATGGTCGATATCGATGAGCCGCCCGATGTGCTGCTGCGCTCGGTGATCGACACGGCCCACTCGCGCTTTCCGGTGTTCCAGGGTGGGCGGGAGAACATCATTGGCATCCTCATGGCCAAAGACCTGCTCAAGCTGCAGCGGGCGCCAGAACTCAATATCCGCGCCTTGCTGCGGCCCGCCGTGTTTGTGCCCGAGAGCAAGGGCCTGAACGACCTGCTGCGCGAGTTTCGCGGCAACCGCAACCATCTGGCCATCGTGATCGATGAGTTTGGCCGTGTGGCCGGGTTAGTCACCATCGAAGATGTGCTTGAGCAGATCGTGGGCGAGATCGAAGACGAATTCGATATTGCTGAGGATTCAGGCGACATCTTTGGCCTGGCCGATAAGACCTACCGCGTGAGCGGTGATACCCCCATCGAGCGGGTGTCTGAGGCCTTCAGTGTCCACATCCACGGCAGCGAGCCCGGTGAAGCGTTTGACACCATTGGTGGCCTGATTGCCCACGAAATGGGCCGTGTGCCCAAGCGCGGCGAACACCTGCAACTGTGCGGGCTGCATTTTGTGGTGCTGCATACCAAGGCCGGCGCTGTGCGCTGGTTCAAGGTGTCGCGGGTGGACGCGCCCAGCGCTGCCGAGCATTGA
- the lnt gene encoding apolipoprotein N-acyltransferase, translating into MARASISSSRPAMVAATGLSALAGLAQAASLAWPGTGQPVWWLQWLSMLVLAGLLHHLRPSGRQGGWLGFVFALAWLCGTFWWLFISLHTYGGLAAPLAVAAVLALAAFLALYYAAALWSFCKLAPANKALAAMLFAALWLLAELVRGTWFTGFPWGAGGYAHVEGPLASLPRWIGVYGVGAVSAGLAMACVQFRGPDLRRWSTWMVVFAVVAVGGWAALQRHCAVELCHTPARAPAPPLSLALLQGNIPQDEKFEEGSGVPLALQWYAQQLRSEAAMLVVAPETAIPLLPQQLIPGYLEGLQARYTEGAQAALVGIPLGNTRAGYTNSVLGWRPSSPSSTPGTPNGGAAEPVYTYSKHHLVPFGEFIPPLFKWFTAMLNIPLGDFNRGTVGQASFEWAGQRIAPNICYEDLFGEELAARFTDPAQAPTVMVNFSNIGWFGNTLAIDQHLQISRMRTLELERPMVRATNTGATAIIDHRGVVTHQLERHTRGVLRAEVQGRGQGVSVDGGGVTPFAWWASRWGLWPLWCAGLLVVAVAWVARGRGPAPGAHFKPLPFGME; encoded by the coding sequence ATGGCCCGGGCATCGATATCGAGCAGCCGCCCCGCGATGGTGGCTGCCACGGGGCTGTCTGCCTTGGCCGGTTTGGCCCAGGCGGCCTCGCTCGCATGGCCCGGCACGGGTCAGCCTGTGTGGTGGCTGCAGTGGCTGTCGATGTTGGTGTTGGCTGGGCTGTTGCACCACCTGCGCCCCAGCGGGCGGCAGGGGGGATGGCTGGGTTTTGTGTTTGCCCTGGCCTGGCTGTGCGGCACCTTCTGGTGGCTGTTCATTTCCTTGCACACCTATGGTGGGCTGGCTGCGCCGCTGGCCGTGGCCGCGGTGCTGGCCTTGGCGGCGTTCCTGGCCCTGTACTATGCGGCGGCTTTATGGTCTTTTTGCAAGCTAGCGCCCGCTAATAAAGCGCTGGCAGCTATGCTTTTTGCAGCGCTTTGGCTGCTGGCGGAGCTGGTGCGTGGCACTTGGTTCACGGGCTTTCCGTGGGGCGCAGGGGGCTATGCCCATGTTGAGGGGCCGCTGGCGTCGCTGCCCCGCTGGATCGGTGTGTACGGGGTGGGGGCGGTGTCCGCAGGGTTGGCCATGGCGTGCGTGCAGTTCCGTGGACCGGATCTGCGCCGTTGGTCCACCTGGATGGTCGTTTTTGCGGTCGTGGCTGTCGGGGGCTGGGCGGCCTTGCAGCGCCACTGCGCGGTAGAGCTGTGCCACACCCCGGCGCGGGCTCCTGCGCCCCCGCTGTCACTGGCCCTGCTGCAGGGCAATATCCCGCAAGACGAAAAATTTGAAGAAGGCAGCGGTGTGCCGCTGGCGCTGCAGTGGTACGCGCAGCAGTTGCGCAGCGAGGCGGCCATGCTGGTCGTGGCCCCTGAGACCGCGATACCGCTGCTGCCGCAGCAACTGATTCCGGGCTATCTGGAAGGGCTGCAGGCCCGGTACACCGAGGGGGCTCAAGCCGCTTTGGTGGGCATACCCCTGGGCAATACCCGCGCTGGCTACACCAATTCGGTGCTGGGCTGGCGCCCCTCCAGTCCGTCCAGTACGCCCGGCACGCCCAATGGTGGCGCGGCCGAGCCCGTCTACACCTACAGCAAGCACCACCTGGTGCCCTTTGGTGAATTCATTCCGCCGCTGTTCAAGTGGTTCACGGCCATGCTCAACATACCCCTGGGGGATTTCAACCGGGGCACGGTAGGCCAGGCTTCGTTTGAATGGGCGGGGCAGCGCATTGCCCCCAATATTTGCTACGAAGACCTGTTTGGCGAAGAACTGGCCGCGCGCTTTACCGACCCGGCCCAGGCGCCCACGGTGATGGTCAACTTCAGCAATATTGGCTGGTTTGGCAACACGCTGGCCATTGACCAGCACCTGCAGATCAGCCGCATGCGCACCCTGGAGCTGGAGCGCCCCATGGTGCGTGCCACCAACACCGGCGCCACGGCCATCATTGACCACCGCGGCGTGGTTACCCACCAGCTGGAACGCCACACCCGTGGGGTGCTGCGCGCTGAGGTACAGGGGCGCGGGCAGGGCGTGTCTGTCGATGGCGGCGGCGTCACCCCCTTCGCATGGTGGGCGTCGCGCTGGGGGCTGTGGCCCCTGTGGTGTGCGGGCCTGCTGGTGGTGGCTGTGGCGTGGGTGGCACGTGGGCGCGGCCCGGCGCCAGGGGCTCATTTCAAGCCCCTGCCATTTGGTATGGAGTGA
- the fabA gene encoding 3-hydroxyacyl-[acyl-carrier-protein] dehydratase FabA: MADSFSYEQLIASGEGRLFGADSGRLPLPPMLMFDRITHIDSDGGAHGLGMIRAELDVKPDLWFFACHFQGDPVMPGCLGLDAMWQLIGFYLTWLKLPGRGRALGAGEVKFTGEVGPDVKRVTYEIDIKRVIKRKLVMAIGDARLLADGKEIYVANDLRVGLFKREEEGKDAA, from the coding sequence ATGGCAGATTCCTTTTCCTACGAACAACTGATCGCCTCGGGCGAGGGCCGGCTGTTCGGCGCTGACAGCGGGCGCCTGCCGCTGCCACCCATGCTGATGTTTGACCGCATCACGCACATCGACAGCGATGGGGGCGCGCACGGTTTGGGAATGATCCGCGCAGAACTGGACGTCAAGCCCGACTTGTGGTTTTTCGCCTGCCACTTCCAGGGTGACCCCGTCATGCCCGGCTGCCTGGGCCTGGATGCCATGTGGCAGCTCATTGGTTTTTACCTGACCTGGCTGAAGTTGCCGGGCCGTGGCCGCGCTCTGGGGGCGGGCGAGGTCAAATTCACCGGCGAAGTGGGCCCCGATGTGAAGCGGGTTACCTACGAAATCGACATCAAGCGCGTCATCAAGCGCAAGCTGGTCATGGCCATTGGCGATGCCCGTTTGCTCGCCGATGGCAAGGAAATTTATGTAGCCAACGACCTGCGTGTGGGCCTGTTCAAGCGCGAGGAAGAAGGCAAGGACGCAGCATGA
- the fabB gene encoding beta-ketoacyl-ACP synthase I produces MTKKRVVITGAGIVSCIGNDLATVEASLRAGKSGIKAVEKFKELGLRSQVGGAPEIDIEARIDRKQMRFMGDAAAYAQIALEDAIKQAGLTPEQVSHPRTGLIMGSGGGSPANQIEAADTLREKGIRRVGPYQVTRCMSSTVSACLATNFKVKGINYSITSACSTSAHCIGAAAQQIAWGVQDVMFAGGGEELSWGMSLLFDGMGAMSSKYNETPEQASRAYDANRDGFVIAGGGGAVVLESLEHALARGAHILAEVVGFGATSDGEDMVAPSGDGAIACMQQAMEGLNAPIDYINTHGTSTPVGDMQEVRAMRALFGDKVPPFSSTKSLTGHSLGATGVQEAIYCVIMLNQGFIAGSANVETPDPALGDMPLVTQTRDAQLTTVLSNSFGFGGTNASLVLRRWEA; encoded by the coding sequence ATGACCAAAAAGCGCGTAGTCATCACCGGCGCGGGCATTGTCTCGTGCATTGGTAACGACCTGGCCACGGTAGAAGCCTCGCTGCGTGCGGGCAAGAGCGGCATCAAGGCCGTGGAAAAGTTCAAGGAACTGGGCCTGCGCAGCCAAGTGGGCGGCGCGCCGGAAATCGACATCGAAGCGCGCATTGATCGCAAGCAGATGCGCTTCATGGGTGACGCGGCTGCCTACGCTCAGATCGCCCTGGAAGACGCGATCAAGCAAGCGGGCCTCACGCCCGAGCAGGTCAGCCACCCCCGCACTGGCCTCATCATGGGCTCGGGCGGCGGCTCGCCTGCGAACCAGATCGAAGCGGCCGACACGCTGCGCGAAAAGGGCATCCGCCGCGTGGGGCCGTACCAGGTCACGCGCTGCATGAGTTCCACCGTGTCCGCCTGCCTGGCCACCAACTTCAAGGTCAAGGGCATCAACTACTCCATCACCTCGGCTTGCTCCACCTCGGCGCACTGCATCGGCGCGGCAGCCCAGCAGATCGCCTGGGGCGTGCAGGACGTGATGTTTGCCGGTGGTGGTGAAGAACTGTCCTGGGGCATGTCGCTGCTGTTTGACGGCATGGGCGCCATGTCCAGCAAGTACAACGAGACGCCCGAGCAAGCCTCGCGCGCCTACGACGCGAACCGCGATGGTTTTGTGATCGCAGGCGGCGGCGGCGCCGTGGTGCTGGAAAGCCTGGAGCACGCCCTGGCGCGCGGCGCCCACATCTTGGCCGAAGTGGTGGGCTTTGGTGCCACCAGCGACGGCGAAGACATGGTTGCCCCCTCGGGCGACGGCGCCATTGCCTGCATGCAGCAGGCCATGGAAGGGCTGAACGCCCCCATCGACTACATTAACACCCACGGCACCTCCACCCCGGTGGGTGACATGCAGGAAGTGCGCGCCATGCGTGCCCTGTTTGGCGACAAGGTGCCGCCGTTCTCCTCCACCAAGTCGCTCACCGGCCATTCGCTGGGCGCTACTGGGGTGCAAGAGGCGATTTATTGCGTGATCATGCTGAACCAGGGTTTCATCGCCGGTTCGGCCAATGTGGAAACGCCCGACCCCGCCCTGGGCGACATGCCTTTGGTCACGCAAACCCGCGATGCTCAGCTGACCACCGTGTTGTCCAACAGCTTTGGCTTTGGCGGCACCAACGCCAGTCTGGTTCTGCGCCGCTGGGAGGCTTGA
- a CDS encoding LysR family transcriptional regulator — MNLRQLEVFQAVLQTGNMSAAARLLCITPSAVSKAIAHTELQLSYRLFLRTPSGLTPTPEAQVLATESTGIYRQLDALRRTARNLAASDSGDVRLAAIPSITHEFLPRLLHYHALQHPQVGVEVRTIHQDQMTQALLTRSVDFGLGFYQHPHPQVASDLLVSGQLYLAVAASVWGQAPRTASPGARLAQVPVIRLVGDDPMRQSIDEIAHRLGSPAGPGIQVQTSRLALDLVRLGMGWTVVDFLTARGLDPAQMVTLELHELAPISLYSYQARAFAPSLQATRMLAMLPRLLHEALQGNGKLARR, encoded by the coding sequence ATGAATCTGCGACAACTGGAAGTCTTTCAGGCCGTGCTTCAGACCGGCAACATGAGTGCTGCGGCCCGCCTGCTGTGCATCACCCCATCTGCGGTCAGCAAGGCCATTGCCCACACCGAGCTGCAATTGAGCTATCGCCTGTTTCTGCGCACACCTTCGGGGCTGACTCCCACCCCGGAGGCGCAGGTGCTGGCCACCGAGTCCACCGGTATCTATCGCCAACTCGATGCCCTCAGGCGCACGGCACGCAATCTGGCGGCCAGCGATTCGGGTGATGTGCGTTTGGCCGCCATTCCATCGATCACCCACGAGTTCCTGCCGCGCCTGCTGCACTACCACGCGTTGCAGCACCCGCAGGTGGGCGTGGAGGTGCGCACCATCCACCAAGATCAGATGACGCAGGCCTTGCTCACCCGCAGCGTGGACTTTGGGCTGGGCTTCTACCAACACCCCCACCCACAAGTCGCCAGCGACCTGCTGGTGAGCGGCCAGCTCTATCTGGCCGTGGCGGCATCGGTGTGGGGGCAGGCACCCCGCACGGCAAGCCCTGGCGCACGCTTGGCGCAGGTGCCTGTGATACGGCTGGTGGGGGACGATCCCATGCGCCAGTCCATTGACGAAATTGCCCATCGACTCGGATCACCCGCCGGGCCCGGCATTCAGGTGCAGACCTCGCGCCTTGCACTGGACTTGGTGCGCCTGGGCATGGGTTGGACGGTGGTCGATTTTCTGACGGCGCGGGGGCTGGACCCCGCACAGATGGTGACGCTGGAGCTGCATGAGCTCGCGCCCATCTCACTCTACAGCTACCAGGCACGGGCATTCGCACCCAGCCTGCAAGCCACCCGCATGCTGGCAATGCTGCCACGCCTGTTGCATGAGGCACTACAGGGCAATGGCAAACTGGCCAGACGCTAA
- a CDS encoding type II asparaginase — protein sequence MHISSSSSSITRRWFAGVVLSALSAAAMAQAAQPHVVVLATGGTIAGAGASAANSATYAAAKVPVDKLLAGLPELANVAKVSGEQVFQIASESFTNEHLLKLGQRVSALTKQADVDGIVITHGTDTLEETAYFLNLVVRTTKPIVVVGSMRPGTALSADGTLNLYDAVSVAASKDAAGKGVLVTMNDEIQSGRDVSKTINIKTEAFKSQWGPLGMVVEGKNYWFRAPVKRHTAQSEFNIDDIKALPAVDIVYGYGNMNTTGIEAYGKAGVKALIHAGTGNGSVAAQAVESLKTLRSQGVQVIRAARVPDGFVLRNAEQPDDKYDWVVAHDLRPQKARILAMVALTKTRDSKELQRIFWEY from the coding sequence ATGCATATTTCTTCTTCGTCCTCGTCCATCACCCGCCGCTGGTTTGCGGGTGTAGTGCTCTCGGCCCTGTCTGCAGCCGCCATGGCCCAGGCAGCCCAGCCCCATGTGGTGGTGCTGGCCACGGGCGGCACCATTGCGGGTGCAGGCGCCTCGGCCGCCAACAGCGCGACCTACGCCGCCGCCAAGGTGCCGGTGGACAAGCTGCTGGCAGGCCTGCCAGAGCTGGCCAACGTGGCCAAGGTGTCGGGCGAGCAAGTGTTCCAGATCGCCTCTGAAAGCTTCACCAACGAGCACCTGCTCAAGCTCGGTCAGCGCGTCTCGGCCCTGACCAAGCAGGCCGATGTGGACGGTATCGTCATCACCCACGGTACCGACACACTGGAAGAAACCGCGTACTTCCTGAACCTGGTCGTGCGCACCACCAAGCCCATCGTGGTCGTGGGCTCCATGCGCCCCGGCACGGCCCTGTCGGCCGACGGCACGCTGAACCTGTACGACGCCGTGAGCGTGGCAGCCAGCAAGGACGCCGCTGGCAAGGGCGTGCTCGTCACCATGAACGACGAAATCCAGAGCGGTCGCGATGTGAGCAAAACCATCAACATCAAGACAGAAGCCTTCAAGAGCCAATGGGGCCCGCTGGGCATGGTGGTGGAAGGCAAGAACTACTGGTTCCGTGCCCCCGTCAAGCGCCACACCGCGCAGTCTGAATTCAACATCGATGACATCAAGGCCCTGCCTGCCGTGGACATCGTGTACGGCTACGGCAACATGAACACCACCGGCATCGAAGCCTACGGCAAGGCTGGCGTGAAGGCGCTGATCCACGCGGGCACGGGCAACGGCTCGGTGGCGGCCCAGGCCGTGGAATCGCTCAAGACCCTGCGCTCGCAAGGCGTGCAAGTGATCCGTGCGGCCCGCGTGCCCGATGGCTTTGTGCTGCGCAATGCCGAGCAGCCCGACGACAAGTACGACTGGGTGGTGGCTCACGACCTGCGCCCGCAAAAGGCCCGCATCCTGGCCATGGTCGCTTTGACCAAGACCCGCGACAGCAAGGAACTGCAGCGCATTTTCTGGGAGTATTGA
- the glyQ gene encoding glycine--tRNA ligase subunit alpha, with protein MLTFQQIILKLQSYWDAQGCALLQPYDMEVGAGTSHTATFLRAIGPEPWKAAYVQPSRRPKDGRYGENPNRLQHYYQYQVVLKPAPANILELYLGSLEALGFDLKKNDIRFVEDDWENPTLGAWGLGWEVWLNGMEVTQFTYFQQVGGIDCKPATGEITYGLERLAMYLQGVDNVYNLKWTDTLSYGDVYKQNEVEQSTYNFEHSDADFLFTAFNAHEKQAKYLMEQQLALPAYEQVLKAAHSFNLLDARGAISVTERAAYIGRIRNLARAVAQSYYESRERLGFPMAPREWVEQMAPTAKKAA; from the coding sequence ATGTTGACATTCCAACAAATCATTTTGAAGCTGCAGTCCTATTGGGACGCGCAGGGTTGCGCCCTTTTGCAACCCTATGACATGGAAGTGGGCGCAGGCACCTCGCACACCGCCACCTTCCTGCGCGCCATTGGCCCCGAGCCTTGGAAGGCCGCCTACGTGCAGCCCAGCCGCCGCCCCAAGGACGGCCGCTACGGCGAGAACCCCAACCGTTTGCAGCACTACTACCAGTACCAGGTGGTGCTCAAGCCCGCACCGGCCAACATCCTGGAGCTCTATCTGGGCAGCCTCGAAGCGCTGGGCTTTGACCTCAAGAAAAACGACATCCGCTTCGTCGAAGACGATTGGGAAAACCCGACGCTGGGCGCCTGGGGCCTGGGCTGGGAAGTCTGGCTCAACGGCATGGAGGTCACGCAGTTCACCTACTTCCAGCAGGTGGGCGGCATCGACTGCAAGCCTGCTACGGGCGAAATCACCTACGGCCTGGAACGCCTGGCCATGTACCTGCAGGGCGTGGACAACGTCTACAACCTGAAGTGGACCGACACCCTGAGCTACGGCGACGTGTACAAGCAAAACGAGGTGGAGCAGTCCACCTACAACTTCGAGCACAGCGACGCGGACTTTTTGTTCACCGCCTTCAATGCGCACGAAAAGCAGGCCAAGTACCTCATGGAACAGCAACTGGCCTTGCCCGCTTATGAGCAAGTGCTCAAGGCTGCGCACAGCTTCAATCTGCTGGACGCCCGTGGCGCCATCAGCGTGACCGAGCGCGCCGCTTACATCGGCCGCATCCGCAACCTGGCCCGCGCCGTGGCGCAAAGCTACTACGAAAGCCGCGAACGCCTGGGCTTCCCCATGGCGCCGCGCGAGTGGGTGGAGCAAATGGCACCCACGGCCAAGAAGGCCGCCTGA